In one Aromatoleum aromaticum EbN1 genomic region, the following are encoded:
- the pilQ gene encoding type IV pilus secretin PilQ: protein MKRKSMMALFYAVLALVGAVPMAFAQAPTAVAEMSNRIEDMEVSRQGGSVYVRLTLKEPPASPPPSFSVATPPRIAFDFRGTANGLGRTQQDIGQGDLRSANIVQAGGRTRLVLNLTRATPYEARVEGRNVIITLSPIAPDAVASTPVSQALANFAAPKAQDAAAETRSIRDITFRRGKDGEARIAVQLSSPETGIDIRRQGENLVVEFLGTSLPEHLRRRSDVTDFATPVTSMTAQPQGDNVRLLVAPTGLWEHNAYQSDNQFVLEVRRVVEDPNKLVQGSRGQYSGEKLSLNFQNIDVRSVLQVIADFTNFNIITSDSVQGNLTLRLKDVPWDQALDIILQAKGLDMRKTGNVIWIAPSEELAMREKLQLEAQAQIGDLEPVQTESFQINYHKAKEIFDFLKSKDQTMLSKRGSVVMDERSNKLFVTDVVSRLDAIRRLVGEIDLLPRQVMIEARIVEANKDFARDLGVRLGVGGVGGRTVGFDANGRPIRRATVGGGLENTGFNAGQTVAATDAQVATVPGGLNVNLPAPGGSGVLSAVLWNNTATRFLNLELSALESDGRGRIVSSPRVLTANQVEAVIEQGTKIPYPEKTSSGAASIKFEKAVLSLKVKPQITPEGRVQLFVLVNKDRPDFARSVEGTPTVVTKNIQTEVLVENGGTVVIGGIYEEEETDSVTRIPLLGEVPLVGALFRNTIKNSKRSELLIFITPRIVADSLTLR from the coding sequence ATGAAACGCAAGAGCATGATGGCGCTGTTTTACGCAGTGCTGGCGCTGGTGGGGGCCGTCCCGATGGCGTTTGCCCAGGCACCGACAGCGGTGGCCGAGATGTCGAACCGGATCGAGGACATGGAGGTTTCCCGGCAGGGCGGCAGCGTCTATGTCCGGCTTACTCTCAAGGAACCGCCGGCGAGCCCGCCGCCGAGTTTCAGCGTCGCGACTCCGCCGCGCATCGCGTTCGACTTTCGCGGCACGGCGAACGGACTCGGGCGCACGCAGCAGGACATCGGCCAGGGGGACCTGCGCAGCGCGAACATCGTCCAGGCGGGCGGCCGCACGCGGCTCGTCCTCAACCTGACCCGTGCGACGCCGTACGAGGCGCGCGTCGAAGGGCGCAACGTCATCATCACGCTGTCGCCGATCGCGCCCGATGCGGTGGCCTCGACGCCGGTGTCGCAGGCGCTGGCGAACTTCGCGGCGCCGAAAGCGCAGGATGCCGCAGCTGAAACGCGGAGCATCAGGGACATTACGTTCCGTCGCGGCAAGGACGGCGAAGCGCGCATCGCCGTGCAGCTGTCGAGTCCGGAGACGGGCATCGACATCCGCCGGCAAGGCGAAAACCTCGTCGTCGAGTTCCTCGGGACGTCCTTGCCCGAACATCTGCGGCGGCGTTCGGACGTCACCGACTTCGCCACTCCGGTCACGTCGATGACCGCCCAGCCCCAGGGCGACAACGTCAGGCTGCTGGTCGCGCCGACCGGCTTGTGGGAGCACAACGCGTACCAGAGCGACAACCAGTTCGTCCTCGAAGTGCGGCGTGTCGTCGAGGACCCGAACAAGCTGGTCCAGGGCAGCCGCGGCCAGTACAGCGGCGAGAAGCTGTCGCTGAATTTCCAGAACATCGACGTCCGGTCGGTGCTGCAGGTCATCGCGGACTTCACGAACTTCAACATCATCACCAGCGACTCCGTCCAGGGCAACCTCACGCTGCGCCTGAAGGACGTGCCGTGGGACCAGGCGCTCGACATCATCCTGCAGGCGAAAGGCCTGGACATGCGCAAGACGGGCAACGTGATCTGGATCGCGCCCAGCGAAGAGCTCGCGATGCGCGAGAAGCTGCAGCTCGAAGCGCAGGCCCAGATCGGCGACCTCGAGCCGGTCCAGACCGAGAGCTTCCAGATCAATTACCACAAGGCGAAAGAGATTTTCGATTTCCTGAAGAGCAAGGACCAGACGATGCTGTCCAAGCGCGGCAGCGTCGTGATGGACGAGCGCAGCAACAAGCTGTTCGTCACCGACGTCGTGTCGCGCCTCGATGCCATCCGGCGGCTCGTCGGAGAAATCGACCTGCTGCCGCGCCAGGTCATGATCGAGGCGCGGATCGTCGAGGCAAACAAGGACTTTGCGCGCGACCTCGGCGTGCGCCTCGGCGTCGGCGGTGTCGGCGGCAGGACCGTCGGCTTTGACGCGAACGGCCGGCCGATCAGGCGCGCGACGGTCGGCGGAGGATTGGAAAATACAGGGTTCAATGCTGGGCAAACGGTCGCGGCGACCGACGCACAGGTCGCAACAGTGCCCGGCGGGCTGAACGTGAACCTCCCCGCGCCAGGTGGATCGGGCGTGCTGTCGGCAGTGTTGTGGAACAACACCGCAACCCGCTTCCTGAACTTGGAGTTGTCAGCTCTTGAGTCGGACGGGCGCGGACGAATCGTTTCCAGCCCGCGGGTGCTGACTGCAAATCAGGTTGAAGCAGTGATCGAACAAGGCACAAAGATTCCGTATCCGGAGAAGACGAGTTCGGGTGCTGCGAGCATAAAGTTCGAGAAGGCAGTGCTTTCGCTGAAGGTCAAACCGCAGATCACGCCCGAAGGGCGGGTGCAGCTATTCGTGCTCGTGAACAAGGACCGTCCTGACTTCGCGCGTAGTGTAGAGGGCACTCCGACAGTTGTGACGAAGAACATTCAAACCGAAGTGCTCGTCGAGAACGGTGGCACTGTCGTCATCGGCGGTATCTATGAAGAAGAGGAAACCGATTCGGTTACCCGGATTCCTCTTCTCGGCGAAGTCCCGCTTGTCGGCGCACTGTTCCGCAATACGATCAAGAATTCAAAACGCTCCGAGCTGCTGATTTTCATCACGCCGCGGATAGTTGCGGACTCATTGACGCTGCGTTAG
- a CDS encoding pilus assembly protein PilP has protein sequence MKRLLILACAAMLAACSSDQEDIRSWMTEQEKGMRGSVKPLPEVRPFPVVEYTVADRTPPFALERLEPETKSGPGSGPDLNRRREPLEAFPLESLELVGVMRQGERVHALVRVDKSLYQVRVGNYVGQNFGVVSGISDADLTLKELVEDLDGDWVERTSKLLLQERQEAKR, from the coding sequence ATGAAGCGCCTTCTGATTCTCGCCTGCGCGGCGATGCTCGCGGCCTGTTCGAGCGACCAGGAAGACATCCGGAGCTGGATGACGGAGCAGGAAAAAGGGATGCGCGGCTCGGTCAAGCCGCTTCCCGAAGTCAGGCCCTTTCCCGTCGTCGAATATACCGTGGCCGACAGGACACCACCGTTTGCCCTGGAACGGCTCGAGCCCGAAACGAAAAGCGGGCCCGGCAGCGGACCGGACCTGAACCGCCGGCGCGAACCGCTCGAGGCATTTCCGCTCGAGTCGCTCGAGCTCGTCGGCGTGATGCGGCAGGGCGAGCGGGTGCACGCGCTGGTGCGGGTCGACAAGAGTCTCTACCAGGTCAGGGTCGGCAACTACGTGGGGCAGAACTTCGGTGTGGTGAGCGGCATTTCCGATGCTGACCTCACCCTGAAAGAACTCGTTGAAGACTTGGATGGCGACTGGGTGGAACGCACCAGCAAGTTGCTGTTGCAGGAGCGCCAGGAGGCGAAACGATGA
- a CDS encoding type 4a pilus biogenesis protein PilO, whose translation MKLDRLRQIDFERLSQDFRGLDPNDPGAWPLAPRVAVFIALLVATVAAAWWFDWRDQAALLETREAEEAELRQSWVSKKKLAVNLDAYKLQLEETDRQFGALLKQLPNRAEMDSLLSDINQAGLGRGLQFELFKPGAEVVKDFYAEMPIEVRIVGAYHDLGTFAEDVAGMPRIVTLNNIAIEGQKDGTLKLDARATTYRYLDEEELARQRQQAKAAESAKGRK comes from the coding sequence GTGAAACTCGACAGGCTGCGGCAAATCGACTTCGAACGCCTGTCCCAGGACTTCCGCGGGCTCGACCCGAACGATCCCGGTGCGTGGCCGCTCGCGCCGCGCGTCGCGGTCTTCATCGCGCTGCTGGTCGCGACGGTTGCGGCAGCCTGGTGGTTCGACTGGCGCGACCAGGCCGCGCTGCTCGAGACGCGCGAAGCCGAGGAGGCCGAGCTGCGGCAGAGCTGGGTCTCGAAGAAGAAGCTGGCCGTCAATCTCGACGCCTACAAGCTTCAGCTCGAGGAAACCGATCGCCAGTTCGGCGCGCTCCTCAAGCAGCTGCCGAACCGCGCGGAAATGGACTCGCTGCTCTCCGACATCAACCAGGCCGGACTCGGGCGCGGGCTGCAGTTCGAGCTGTTCAAGCCCGGTGCCGAAGTGGTCAAGGACTTCTACGCCGAGATGCCGATCGAAGTCCGCATCGTCGGCGCCTATCACGACCTGGGGACGTTCGCCGAGGACGTGGCGGGCATGCCCCGCATCGTCACGCTGAACAATATCGCGATCGAGGGGCAGAAGGACGGAACGCTCAAGCTCGACGCCCGGGCGACGACCTACCGCTACCTGGACGAGGAGGAGCTCGCCCGGCAGCGGCAGCAGGCCAAGGCTGCCGAGAGCGCCAAGGGACGCAAGTGA
- a CDS encoding deoxyguanosinetriphosphate triphosphohydrolase, which produces MIALASYAVSESNSRGRVHAEPSPGIRSEFQRDRDRIVHCTAFRRLEYKTQVFVNHEGDLFRTRLTHSIEVAQITRTIARVLALNEDLAEAIALAHDLGHTPFGHAGQDALNACMKAYGGFEHNLQSLRTVDVLEEHYAAFDGLNLTHETREGILKHCSRANAAQLGELGRRFLEGTQPSLEAQLANLADEIAYNNHDVDDGLRSGLISLADLDAVAIFATRRREVEAQWPGLAGRKLVHETIRRMINAMALDLIDKTRSNIAAAGIVTLADVYRAPPLVAYSDALLPQLRELKAFLRDQLYLHYQVLRMTDKARRIVRDLFDAFMSDVRLLPPQYQLRARADQPRAIADYIAGMTDRYAMKEHRRLFAVGEIH; this is translated from the coding sequence GTGATCGCACTCGCGTCCTATGCGGTCAGCGAAAGCAATTCGCGCGGACGCGTCCACGCCGAGCCGTCGCCGGGCATACGCAGCGAGTTCCAGCGCGACCGCGACCGCATCGTTCACTGCACGGCTTTTCGCCGGCTGGAATACAAGACGCAGGTGTTCGTCAATCACGAAGGCGACCTCTTTCGCACGCGGCTCACGCACAGCATCGAAGTCGCGCAGATCACGCGCACGATCGCCCGCGTGCTGGCGCTCAACGAGGATCTCGCCGAAGCCATCGCTCTCGCGCACGATCTCGGGCACACCCCTTTCGGTCACGCCGGACAGGACGCGCTCAACGCGTGCATGAAGGCATACGGCGGGTTTGAGCACAATCTCCAGTCGCTGCGCACCGTCGACGTGCTCGAGGAGCACTATGCGGCATTCGACGGGCTCAACCTCACCCACGAAACGCGCGAAGGCATCCTCAAGCACTGTTCACGGGCCAATGCCGCGCAGCTCGGCGAGCTCGGGCGGCGCTTCCTCGAAGGCACCCAGCCTTCGCTCGAAGCGCAGCTCGCGAACCTCGCCGACGAAATCGCGTACAACAACCACGACGTCGATGACGGCCTGCGTTCGGGCCTGATCTCGCTCGCCGACCTCGACGCGGTCGCGATCTTCGCGACCCGCCGGCGGGAAGTCGAAGCGCAGTGGCCGGGGCTCGCCGGGCGCAAGCTGGTCCACGAGACGATCCGCCGCATGATCAACGCGATGGCGCTCGACCTGATCGACAAGACCCGCTCGAACATCGCTGCCGCCGGCATCGTCACTCTCGCCGACGTGTACCGGGCGCCGCCCCTCGTCGCGTACTCCGACGCGCTGTTGCCGCAGCTTCGGGAGCTGAAGGCTTTTCTCCGCGACCAGCTCTATCTGCACTACCAGGTGCTGCGGATGACCGACAAGGCGCGGCGCATCGTGCGCGACCTGTTCGACGCATTCATGAGCGACGTCCGGCTGCTGCCGCCGCAGTACCAGCTCCGCGCCCGGGCCGACCAGCCGCGCGCGATCGCCGACTACATCGCCGGCATGACGGATCGCTATGCAATGAAGGAGCATCGCCGGCTCTTCGCCGTAGGCGAAATTCATTGA
- the gltB gene encoding glutamate synthase large subunit, translating into MDLPQKQGLYDPANEHDACGVGFIAHIKGSKSHEIITQGLEILKNLDHRGAVGADELQGDGAGILIQIPDALYREDMAKQGVTLPPAGEYGIGMVFLPKEQASRLACEEEIRRAVRAEGQVVLGWRDVPVNPDMPMSPTVKAKEPVMRQVFIGRGPDVTVTDALERKLYVIRRRAANAVNALHLKHGKEFYVVSMSARTINYKGLLLATQVGEYYDDLTDPRAVSALALVHQRFSTNTFPKWNLAHPFRYIAHNGEINTLRGNYNWMRAREKGVSSPLLGADLEKIWPLIYPGQSDSASFDNALELLVMGGYSLAHAMMMMIPEAWESHTLMDERRRAFYEYHAAMMEPWDGPAAVAFTDGRQIGATLDRNGLRPARYLVTDDDFVVMASESGVLPIPDSKIVKKWRLQPGKMFMIDLEQGRIIDDRELKESLATAKPYREWIRRINIKFDELQAPADAGAPQCAASVLDRQQAFGYTQEDIKFILDPMGKTGEEATGSMGNDSPLAVLSAKEKTLYSYFRQLFAQVTNPPIDPIREQLVMSLVSFIGPRPNLLEINEINPPYRLEVTQPVLDFADMAKIRNIAAYADSRFRSTELDVCYPAEWGKEGVEARLATLCAEAEDAVLQGFNILIVSDRKIDAQTAAIPALLATSAIHQHLVTKGLRTRAGLVVETGTAREVHHFAVLAGYGAEAVHPYLAMETLQQLAAQSPNPAEAADKAIKHFVKAIGKGLMKVMSKMGISTYMSYTGAQIFEAVGLQQALCDKYFTGTTSQVEGIGVFEVMEEALRLHKRAFGDDPVLVDMLDAGGDYAYRVRGDEHMWTPDAIAKLQHATRSGKTDTYKEYAQLINDQTRRHMTLRGLFEIKPAAAPVPLDEVEPAKEIVKRFATGAMSLGSISTEAHTTLAVAMNRIGGKSNTGEGGEDPMRFKPVTQAMRMSQIIGDGRIARDLELKAGDSLRSAIKQVASGRFGVTAEYLVNADQIQIKMAQGAKPGEGGQLPGHKVSEYIGFLRHSVPGVGLISPPPHHDIYSIEDLAQLIHDLKNANPAASISVKLVSEIGVGTVAAGVAKAKADHVVIAGHDGGTGASPWSSIKHAGSPWELGLAETQQTLVLNRLRSRIRVQVDGQMKTGRDVVVGALLGADEFGFATAPLVVGGCIMMRKCHLNTCPVGVATQDPELRKRFTGQPEHVVNYFFFVAEEVRELMAELGIRRFDELIGRVDLLDMKKGIEHWKARGLDYSRIFHRPDVPASVSRRQVETQDHGLEKALDNHLVELARPALERGETVRIELPVRNINRTVGAMLSGRVAAKYGHAGLPDDTVHVTLTGTAGQSFAAFLARGVTLELVGEGNDYVGKGLSGGRVIVRPQSSFRGASTENIIIGNTVLYGAIEGEAYFSGVGGERFAVRNSGATAVVEGVGDHGCEYMTGGTVVVLGPTGRNFAAGMSGGVAYVLDADGTFEQRCNMAQVALEPVPEEIEARKGSESGDDLESHGRVDIDHLEMGDELILKGLIERHVRYTGSAHAREIIENWTAWRCKFVKVMPHEYRRALAEMAAQKQKQLEAA; encoded by the coding sequence ATGGATCTCCCCCAAAAGCAGGGTCTGTACGACCCGGCCAATGAACATGACGCCTGCGGCGTGGGTTTCATTGCCCACATCAAGGGCAGCAAGAGCCACGAAATCATCACGCAAGGGCTCGAGATCCTCAAGAATCTCGATCACCGCGGCGCGGTGGGCGCCGACGAACTGCAGGGCGACGGCGCGGGCATCCTCATCCAGATTCCCGACGCGCTGTACCGCGAGGACATGGCGAAGCAGGGCGTGACGCTGCCTCCTGCCGGCGAGTACGGCATCGGCATGGTGTTCCTGCCGAAAGAGCAGGCTTCGCGCCTGGCGTGCGAGGAAGAGATCCGCCGCGCGGTACGCGCCGAAGGCCAGGTCGTGCTCGGCTGGCGCGACGTGCCGGTCAACCCCGACATGCCGATGTCGCCAACCGTGAAGGCCAAGGAACCGGTGATGCGACAGGTCTTCATCGGCCGCGGGCCCGACGTCACCGTTACGGATGCCCTCGAACGCAAGCTCTATGTCATCCGCCGCCGCGCCGCGAACGCGGTCAATGCGCTGCACCTCAAGCACGGCAAGGAGTTCTACGTCGTCTCGATGTCGGCGCGGACGATCAACTACAAGGGGCTGCTGCTCGCGACCCAGGTCGGCGAATACTACGACGACCTCACCGATCCGCGCGCCGTCTCCGCGCTGGCGCTGGTGCACCAGCGCTTCTCGACGAACACGTTCCCGAAGTGGAACCTCGCACACCCGTTCCGCTACATCGCGCACAACGGCGAAATCAACACGCTGCGCGGCAACTACAACTGGATGCGCGCGCGCGAGAAAGGCGTCTCGTCGCCGCTGCTCGGCGCCGATCTCGAGAAGATCTGGCCGCTGATCTACCCGGGCCAGTCCGACTCGGCGTCGTTCGACAACGCGCTCGAGCTGCTCGTGATGGGTGGCTACTCGCTCGCGCACGCGATGATGATGATGATCCCCGAAGCGTGGGAGTCGCATACGCTGATGGACGAGCGCCGTCGCGCGTTCTACGAATACCACGCAGCGATGATGGAGCCGTGGGACGGCCCGGCCGCAGTCGCTTTCACTGACGGCCGCCAGATCGGCGCGACGCTCGACCGCAACGGCCTGCGTCCGGCGCGCTATCTCGTTACCGACGACGACTTCGTCGTCATGGCATCCGAATCCGGCGTGCTGCCGATCCCGGACAGCAAGATCGTCAAGAAATGGCGTCTGCAGCCGGGCAAGATGTTCATGATCGACCTCGAGCAGGGGCGCATCATCGACGACCGCGAGCTCAAGGAGTCGCTGGCGACGGCGAAGCCCTACCGCGAATGGATTCGCCGCATCAACATCAAGTTCGACGAGCTGCAGGCGCCTGCCGACGCCGGTGCGCCGCAGTGCGCCGCATCGGTGCTCGACCGCCAGCAGGCGTTCGGCTACACGCAGGAAGACATCAAGTTCATCCTCGATCCGATGGGCAAGACCGGCGAAGAGGCGACGGGCTCGATGGGCAACGATTCGCCGCTCGCAGTGCTGTCGGCGAAGGAAAAGACGCTCTACAGCTACTTCCGCCAGCTTTTCGCCCAGGTCACGAACCCGCCAATCGATCCGATCCGCGAGCAGCTCGTGATGTCGCTCGTGTCCTTCATCGGACCGCGGCCGAATCTTCTCGAGATCAACGAGATCAACCCGCCGTACCGCCTCGAAGTCACGCAGCCGGTGCTCGACTTCGCCGACATGGCGAAGATCCGCAACATCGCCGCGTACGCCGACAGCCGCTTCCGCTCGACCGAGCTCGACGTGTGTTACCCGGCCGAGTGGGGCAAGGAAGGCGTCGAGGCGCGGCTCGCGACGCTGTGCGCCGAAGCTGAAGACGCGGTGCTGCAGGGCTTCAACATCCTGATCGTGTCCGACCGCAAGATCGACGCGCAGACCGCGGCGATTCCCGCACTGCTCGCGACGTCCGCGATCCACCAGCACCTGGTGACGAAAGGCCTGCGCACGCGCGCCGGCCTCGTCGTCGAGACCGGCACTGCGCGCGAAGTCCATCATTTCGCCGTGCTTGCCGGTTACGGTGCCGAAGCGGTGCATCCGTATCTCGCGATGGAGACGCTGCAGCAGCTTGCTGCCCAGTCGCCAAATCCGGCCGAGGCGGCGGACAAGGCGATCAAGCATTTCGTCAAGGCGATCGGCAAGGGCCTGATGAAAGTGATGTCGAAAATGGGCATCTCGACCTACATGTCCTACACCGGCGCGCAGATCTTCGAGGCGGTCGGCCTGCAGCAGGCGCTGTGCGACAAGTACTTCACCGGCACGACGAGCCAGGTCGAAGGCATCGGCGTGTTCGAAGTCATGGAAGAGGCGCTGCGTTTGCACAAGCGGGCTTTCGGCGATGACCCGGTGCTCGTCGACATGCTCGACGCCGGCGGCGATTACGCCTACCGCGTGCGCGGCGACGAGCACATGTGGACGCCCGACGCGATCGCGAAGCTGCAGCACGCGACGCGTTCCGGCAAGACTGACACCTACAAGGAATACGCGCAGCTGATCAACGACCAGACGCGACGCCACATGACGCTGCGCGGCCTGTTCGAGATCAAGCCCGCGGCGGCCCCGGTCCCGCTCGACGAAGTCGAGCCGGCGAAGGAGATCGTCAAGCGCTTCGCCACCGGCGCGATGTCGCTCGGCTCGATCTCGACCGAGGCGCACACGACGCTGGCAGTGGCGATGAACCGCATCGGCGGCAAGTCGAACACCGGCGAAGGCGGCGAGGACCCGATGCGCTTCAAGCCGGTCACGCAGGCGATGCGGATGTCGCAGATCATCGGCGATGGCCGGATTGCGCGCGACCTCGAACTGAAGGCCGGCGACAGCCTGCGTTCGGCGATCAAGCAGGTCGCGTCGGGCCGCTTCGGCGTCACGGCGGAGTACCTCGTCAACGCCGACCAGATCCAGATCAAGATGGCCCAGGGCGCGAAGCCAGGCGAAGGCGGCCAGCTGCCGGGCCACAAGGTCAGCGAGTACATCGGCTTCCTGCGCCATTCGGTGCCGGGCGTCGGCCTGATCTCGCCGCCGCCCCACCATGACATCTACTCGATCGAGGATCTGGCGCAGCTGATCCACGACCTGAAGAACGCGAATCCGGCGGCGTCGATTTCCGTGAAGCTCGTGTCCGAAATCGGCGTCGGCACTGTCGCCGCCGGCGTCGCGAAGGCGAAAGCCGACCACGTCGTGATCGCCGGCCACGACGGCGGCACGGGCGCCTCGCCGTGGAGTTCGATCAAGCACGCCGGCTCGCCGTGGGAACTCGGTCTGGCCGAGACGCAGCAGACGCTGGTGCTGAACCGCCTCCGGAGCCGCATCCGCGTTCAGGTCGACGGCCAGATGAAGACCGGCCGCGATGTCGTCGTCGGTGCCTTGCTCGGCGCCGACGAGTTCGGCTTCGCGACCGCGCCGCTCGTCGTCGGCGGCTGCATCATGATGAGGAAGTGCCACCTGAACACCTGTCCGGTCGGCGTCGCGACGCAGGATCCGGAACTGCGCAAGCGCTTCACCGGCCAGCCCGAACACGTCGTCAATTACTTCTTCTTCGTCGCCGAGGAAGTGCGCGAGCTGATGGCCGAACTCGGGATCCGCAGGTTCGACGAGCTGATCGGTCGCGTCGACCTGCTCGACATGAAGAAAGGCATCGAGCACTGGAAAGCGCGCGGCCTCGACTACAGCCGCATTTTCCATCGCCCGGACGTGCCGGCGAGCGTGTCGCGCCGCCAGGTCGAGACGCAGGACCACGGCCTGGAGAAGGCGCTCGACAACCACCTCGTCGAGCTCGCGCGCCCGGCGCTCGAGCGCGGCGAGACGGTGCGGATCGAACTTCCCGTGCGCAACATCAACCGCACTGTCGGCGCGATGCTGTCGGGCCGCGTCGCGGCGAAATACGGCCACGCCGGCCTGCCGGACGACACCGTGCATGTCACGCTGACCGGCACGGCAGGCCAGAGCTTCGCCGCTTTCCTTGCGCGCGGCGTGACGCTCGAACTCGTCGGCGAAGGCAACGACTACGTCGGCAAGGGGCTGTCGGGCGGGCGCGTCATCGTGCGCCCGCAGTCGTCGTTCCGCGGCGCGTCGACCGAGAACATCATCATCGGCAACACGGTGCTGTACGGCGCGATCGAAGGCGAAGCGTATTTCTCCGGCGTCGGCGGCGAACGCTTCGCAGTGCGCAACTCGGGCGCGACCGCAGTCGTGGAAGGCGTCGGCGACCACGGCTGTGAATACATGACTGGCGGCACGGTCGTCGTGCTCGGGCCCACCGGGCGCAACTTCGCTGCCGGCATGTCGGGCGGCGTCGCGTATGTG
- the aroB gene encoding 3-dehydroquinate synthase: MRTLNVALGDRAYPIHIGPGVLDNAGLIRPFLRTARVAIVTNDVVGPLYLARLQRALEADGVRVDVVTLPDGESHKNWQTLNLVFDMLLATRCERSTTLIALGGGVVGDMAGFAAATYQRGMPFIQVPTTLLSQVDSSVGGKTAINHPLGKNMIGAFYQPRVVLADTATLDTLPDRELKAGLAEVIKYGLIRDPALFDWLEAHIERVLAREPEALAFAIERSCANKAEVVAADETEQGERALLNLGHTFGHAIETGMGYGNWLHGEAVAAGTMMAAELSRRLGWLSAADVARIEALHVRAGLPVLGPPLPVATYLELMANDKKVEEGRLRLVLLRSIGKAVLHAGAAPDVIGASIEARCG, translated from the coding sequence ATGCGAACACTGAACGTCGCCCTCGGGGACCGTGCCTACCCGATCCATATCGGACCGGGCGTGCTCGACAACGCCGGCCTGATCCGGCCTTTCCTCAGGACTGCGCGGGTCGCGATCGTCACGAACGACGTCGTCGGTCCGCTTTACCTGGCGCGGCTGCAGCGCGCGCTCGAGGCGGACGGCGTCAGGGTGGACGTCGTTACCCTTCCCGATGGCGAGTCGCACAAGAACTGGCAGACCCTCAATCTCGTCTTCGACATGCTGCTGGCGACGCGCTGCGAACGCTCGACGACGCTGATCGCGCTGGGCGGGGGCGTGGTCGGCGACATGGCCGGATTCGCGGCGGCGACCTACCAGCGCGGCATGCCGTTCATCCAGGTTCCGACAACGCTGCTGTCGCAGGTCGATTCGTCGGTCGGCGGCAAGACCGCGATCAACCACCCGCTCGGCAAGAACATGATCGGGGCGTTCTATCAGCCCCGCGTCGTGCTCGCGGACACCGCAACACTCGACACGCTGCCGGACCGCGAGCTGAAAGCCGGCCTCGCCGAAGTGATCAAGTATGGGCTGATCCGCGACCCGGCACTGTTCGACTGGCTCGAAGCGCACATCGAGCGCGTGCTCGCGCGCGAACCCGAAGCGCTCGCGTTCGCGATCGAGCGTTCGTGCGCGAACAAGGCCGAAGTCGTCGCGGCGGACGAGACCGAACAGGGCGAGCGCGCGCTGCTCAATCTCGGCCACACGTTCGGGCATGCGATCGAGACCGGCATGGGGTACGGCAACTGGCTGCACGGCGAAGCCGTCGCCGCCGGCACGATGATGGCTGCGGAGCTGTCGCGCAGGCTGGGCTGGCTGAGCGCTGCCGACGTTGCGCGCATCGAAGCGCTGCACGTGCGCGCCGGGCTGCCGGTGCTCGGGCCGCCGTTGCCGGTCGCGACCTATCTCGAGCTGATGGCGAACGACAAGAAAGTCGAGGAGGGACGCCTGCGCCTGGTCCTGCTGCGCTCGATCGGCAAGGCGGTGCTTCATGCAGGCGCGGCGCCGGACGTGATCGGCGCGTCGATCGAGGCGCGTTGCGGGTGA
- a CDS encoding shikimate kinase: protein MMGAGKTTVGREYAKRHQMRFVDCDHEIEARTGVKVPTIFEIEGEAGFRRRESQLLDELTHETGLVLATGGGVVLDPANRAVLAARGIVVYLNVPTQVLWERTRNDRNRPLLQVSNPRERIESLYRERDPLYREVADIIVDGGRGNPGGMVRQVEKAIQNFHKKTCEH from the coding sequence ATGATGGGTGCCGGAAAGACCACAGTAGGACGCGAGTATGCGAAGCGGCATCAGATGCGCTTTGTGGACTGCGACCACGAAATCGAGGCTCGCACCGGCGTGAAGGTCCCGACCATCTTCGAAATCGAGGGAGAAGCGGGCTTCCGGCGTCGCGAGAGCCAGCTCCTCGACGAACTCACCCATGAGACGGGACTGGTCCTGGCGACCGGCGGCGGAGTCGTGCTCGATCCGGCGAACCGTGCCGTTCTGGCGGCGCGCGGCATCGTCGTATACCTGAACGTGCCGACGCAAGTGCTGTGGGAACGCACGCGCAACGACCGCAACCGGCCGCTGCTGCAGGTGTCGAACCCGCGCGAGCGCATCGAGAGCCTGTATCGCGAACGGGATCCGCTGTATCGTGAAGTCGCCGACATCATCGTCGATGGCGGGCGCGGCAACCCGGGCGGAATGGTCAGGCAGGTCGAGAAAGCGATCCAGAATTTCCACAAGAAAACATGCGAACACTGA